One candidate division TA06 bacterium DNA window includes the following coding sequences:
- a CDS encoding four helix bundle protein, which translates to MANSSPKFTNLLVWQRAHALVLELCKITKSFPKDELFSLTPQMRRAAMSIAANIAEGSKKSRAEFRRFLTISEGSLEEIKYFLILSKDLGYITEEKHEQMTTRANEVGFLLHRLRLSLNQA; encoded by the coding sequence ATGGCCAATAGTTCTCCTAAATTCACCAATCTGTTGGTATGGCAAAGGGCCCATGCCTTGGTGCTGGAATTGTGCAAAATAACTAAAAGCTTTCCCAAAGATGAATTATTCAGTTTAACTCCGCAGATGAGACGGGCGGCTATGTCCATTGCAGCCAATATAGCCGAGGGTTCCAAGAAAAGCCGCGCAGAATTCCGTCGGTTCCTGACCATTTCCGAAGGTTCTCTGGAAGAGATCAAATATTTTCTGATACTCAGCAAGGATCTTGGTTATATAACAGAGGAAAAACACGAGCAAATGACGACACGGGCCAATGAGGTCGGGTTTCTTCTTCATCGGCTTCGTCTGAGTCTAAACCAAGCCTGA
- the lpxA gene encoding acyl-ACP--UDP-N-acetylglucosamine O-acyltransferase, with protein sequence MPNQIHPTAIIDPTARIGDNVTVGPFTIIGPECALGDGCVIGSSVAIHKWTELGQGCKVWHGASLGSDTQDLKYKGAKTKLVIGAKTVIREFVTVTLSTLEGQVTKIGNNCLLMAYSHVAHECTVGDNVILANSATLAGHTIIENFAIIGGLTPVHQFSRVGCHSIVGGSSAVQKDVLPYAKAFGNPLKMYGLNTIGLTRRGFSQEKRELLDRAYRIIFRSNLNTTQALTRLKEEMEMTPEVRHMVEFIEGSERGITK encoded by the coding sequence ATGCCCAACCAGATCCATCCCACCGCCATTATAGATCCCACGGCCAGGATCGGCGACAACGTTACGGTCGGCCCCTTCACCATCATCGGCCCGGAATGCGCGCTGGGCGACGGCTGCGTCATCGGCTCTTCGGTGGCCATCCACAAATGGACCGAGCTGGGCCAGGGCTGCAAGGTCTGGCACGGAGCCTCCCTCGGCAGCGACACCCAGGATCTGAAATACAAAGGGGCCAAGACCAAGTTGGTCATCGGCGCAAAGACCGTGATCCGGGAGTTCGTCACAGTCACCCTCTCCACCCTGGAGGGCCAGGTGACAAAAATCGGGAACAACTGCCTGCTGATGGCCTATTCCCACGTGGCCCATGAATGCACGGTGGGCGACAATGTGATCCTGGCCAACTCGGCCACCCTGGCCGGCCACACCATCATCGAGAACTTTGCCATCATCGGCGGGCTGACCCCGGTCCACCAGTTCTCCCGGGTGGGCTGCCACAGCATCGTGGGCGGATCTTCGGCGGTCCAGAAGGACGTTTTGCCCTATGCCAAGGCCTTCGGCAATCCCTTGAAGATGTATGGCCTCAACACCATCGGCCTGACCCGGCGGGGTTTCAGCCAGGAAAAGCGGGAGCTGCTGGACCGGGCCTACCGCATCATCTTCCGGTCGAACCTGAACACCACCCAGGCCCTGACCCGTCTTAAGGAAGAGATGGAGATGACCCCGGAGGTAAGGCATATGGTGGAGTTCATCGAAGGCTCGGAACGGGGGATCACTAAATAG
- a CDS encoding helix-turn-helix transcriptional regulator, with product MLTFNFSRIFKARGIDKPFSYLVNLGYSGNFATRIVNSRIASLNLKTVEKLCGLLQCTPNDLLVWTPEKKDAKNETHPLISLKRNETVVNLTKILNSVPLNKLPEIEKMINDKIKE from the coding sequence ATGCTAACCTTCAACTTCAGCCGCATATTCAAGGCTCGCGGGATAGACAAACCTTTCAGCTATCTGGTAAATCTTGGTTATTCCGGCAATTTTGCCACCAGGATCGTCAACAGCCGCATCGCTTCCCTGAATTTAAAAACGGTCGAAAAGCTATGCGGGTTATTGCAATGCACGCCCAACGACTTGTTGGTCTGGACGCCTGAAAAGAAAGATGCGAAAAACGAAACCCACCCGTTGATCAGCCTTAAACGAAATGAAACCGTCGTCAACCTGACAAAGATTTTAAATTCGGTTCCGTTGAACAAGCTGCCTGAGATTGAAAAGATGATCAACGATAAGATAAAAGAGTGA